Proteins from a single region of Streptomyces sp. Tu 3180:
- a CDS encoding ABC transporter substrate-binding protein produces MRRATHTPWAVCAVAAALVATACGGGGAGDGDAVLSASWGDPQNPLEPANTNEVQGGKVLDMIFRGLKRYDPETGEAKDMLAERIETSDSRNFTITVKDGWTFSNGEKVTARSFVDAWNYGAALRNNQRNSYFFGYIEGYDEVHPEGGGKQTADTLSGLKVVDDRTFTVTLSQKFSGFPDTLGYNAFAPLPRAFFDDHDAWVRKPVGNGPYLVDSYTRGSQMALRTWEDYPGPDKARNGGVDLKVYTDNNTAYTDLLAGNLDLVDDVPAAQLKNVGNDLGDRYLNTPAGIIQTLAFPYYDENWSRPGMEKVRTGLSMAIDREQITDTIFRKTRTPATDWASPVLGEDGGFKAGLCGEACAYRPDEARRLIAEGGGLPGGRVTITYNADTGSHRQWVDAVCNSINNALGDERACTGNPVGTFADFRDRITRQKMTGPFRAGWQMDYPLIQNFLQPLYYTDASSNDGGWSNKDFDGLVDRANQETDAARSVGLFQQAEQVVRDHMAAIPLWYQNGSAGWSERLSDVRLNPFSVPVYDQIRVS; encoded by the coding sequence ATGCGCCGAGCCACGCACACCCCCTGGGCCGTCTGCGCGGTGGCGGCCGCCCTCGTCGCGACGGCCTGCGGAGGCGGGGGCGCCGGCGACGGTGACGCCGTGCTGAGCGCCTCCTGGGGCGACCCGCAGAACCCGCTGGAGCCGGCCAACACCAACGAGGTCCAGGGCGGCAAGGTCCTCGACATGATCTTCCGGGGGCTCAAGCGCTACGACCCGGAGACCGGCGAGGCGAAGGACATGCTCGCCGAGAGGATCGAGACCTCGGACTCGCGGAACTTCACCATCACCGTCAAGGACGGCTGGACCTTCAGCAACGGCGAGAAGGTCACCGCCCGGTCCTTCGTGGACGCCTGGAACTACGGCGCCGCCCTGAGGAACAACCAGCGCAACTCCTACTTCTTCGGCTACATCGAGGGCTACGACGAAGTCCACCCCGAGGGCGGCGGCAAGCAGACCGCCGACACCCTCTCCGGGCTGAAGGTCGTCGACGACCGCACCTTCACCGTCACGCTCTCCCAGAAGTTCTCCGGCTTCCCCGACACCCTCGGCTACAACGCGTTCGCCCCGCTGCCCCGGGCCTTCTTCGACGACCACGACGCCTGGGTGAGGAAGCCGGTCGGCAACGGCCCCTACCTGGTCGACTCCTACACGCGCGGCTCGCAGATGGCCCTGCGCACGTGGGAGGACTACCCCGGCCCCGACAAGGCGCGCAACGGCGGCGTCGACCTCAAGGTCTACACCGACAACAACACCGCCTACACCGACCTGCTGGCCGGCAACCTCGACCTGGTGGACGACGTCCCGGCGGCCCAGCTGAAGAACGTCGGGAACGACCTCGGCGACCGCTACCTCAACACCCCCGCCGGCATCATCCAGACCCTCGCCTTCCCCTACTACGACGAGAACTGGAGCAGACCCGGCATGGAGAAGGTCCGCACGGGCCTGTCCATGGCGATCGACCGCGAGCAGATCACCGACACCATCTTCCGGAAGACCCGCACCCCGGCGACCGACTGGGCCTCCCCGGTGCTCGGCGAGGACGGCGGCTTCAAGGCGGGCCTGTGCGGCGAGGCCTGCGCGTACAGGCCGGACGAGGCCAGGAGGCTCATCGCGGAGGGCGGCGGACTGCCCGGGGGCCGCGTCACCATCACCTACAACGCGGACACCGGCTCCCACCGCCAGTGGGTCGACGCCGTCTGCAACTCCATCAACAACGCGCTGGGCGACGAACGCGCCTGCACCGGCAACCCGGTCGGCACCTTCGCCGACTTCCGCGACCGGATCACCCGGCAGAAGATGACCGGCCCGTTCCGCGCCGGCTGGCAGATGGACTACCCGCTCATCCAGAACTTCCTCCAGCCGCTCTACTACACCGACGCCTCCTCCAACGACGGCGGGTGGTCCAACAAGGACTTCGACGGTCTCGTCGACCGGGCCAACCAGGAGACCGACGCCGCCCGGTCCGTCGGCCTGTTCCAGCAGGCCGAGCAGGTCGTCCGCGACCACATGGCCGCCATTCCGCTGTGGTACCAGAACGGCAGTGCCGGCTGGTCCGAGCGGCTGTCCGACGTGCGGCTCAACCCCTTCAGCGTCCCCGTGTACGACCAGATCAGGGTGAGCTGA
- a CDS encoding ABC transporter permease: MGRYVVRRLLQMVPVFAGATLLIFLMVNVMGDPVAGLCGERRCDPATAARLRAEFGLDQPVWQQYLTYMGNVFTGDFGTAFNGQEVTELMATAFPVTLRLTLIAVFFEIVVGVTLGVLTGLRRGRPVDTGVLLLTLVVISVPTFVTGLLLQLLLGVKWGWIRPSVSAEAPFGELVLPGLVLASVSLAYVTRLTRTSIAENRHSDYVRTAVAKGLPRHRVVTRHLLRNSLIPVVTFIGADVGFLMGGAIVTERIFNIHGVGYQLYQGILRQNTQTVVGFVTVLVLVFLVANLVVDLLYAVLDPRIRYV; the protein is encoded by the coding sequence ATGGGGCGCTACGTCGTCCGGCGTCTGCTCCAGATGGTCCCGGTGTTCGCCGGAGCCACGCTGCTGATCTTCCTCATGGTCAACGTGATGGGCGATCCCGTCGCGGGCCTGTGCGGCGAGCGCCGCTGCGATCCGGCGACCGCCGCCCGGCTGCGGGCGGAGTTCGGCCTCGACCAGCCGGTCTGGCAGCAGTACCTGACCTACATGGGGAACGTCTTCACCGGCGACTTCGGCACGGCGTTCAACGGCCAGGAGGTCACCGAGCTGATGGCGACGGCGTTCCCCGTCACCCTCCGGCTCACCCTGATCGCGGTCTTCTTCGAGATCGTCGTCGGCGTCACCCTCGGCGTGCTCACCGGACTGCGCCGGGGCCGCCCCGTCGACACCGGCGTCCTGCTGCTCACCCTCGTCGTCATCTCCGTGCCCACCTTCGTCACCGGCCTGCTGCTCCAGCTGCTGCTCGGGGTGAAGTGGGGCTGGATCCGGCCCTCGGTCTCCGCCGAGGCGCCGTTCGGCGAGCTGGTCCTGCCCGGTCTGGTGCTGGCCTCCGTCTCCCTCGCCTACGTCACCCGGCTGACCCGCACCTCCATCGCCGAGAACCGGCACTCCGACTACGTCCGCACCGCCGTCGCCAAGGGCCTGCCCCGGCACCGGGTCGTCACCCGGCACCTGCTGCGCAACTCCCTCATCCCCGTGGTCACCTTCATCGGCGCGGACGTCGGCTTCCTCATGGGCGGCGCGATCGTCACCGAGCGGATCTTCAACATCCACGGCGTCGGCTACCAGCTCTACCAGGGCATCCTGCGCCAGAACACCCAGACCGTCGTCGGCTTCGTGACCGTGCTCGTGCTGGTGTTCCTGGTCGCCAACCTCGTCGTCGACCTCCTGTACGCCGTACTGGACCCGAGGATCCGCTATGTCTGA
- a CDS encoding ABC transporter permease, translating to MSEQHYDPERVVAVTGVGGTVDLGADGTETLERAPGGRKGRDGPDGPDGSGPRGRPRSLWSDAWRDLRRNPVFVVSGLVICFLVLIALWPSAIAPGSPLACDLAHAQEGARPGHPFGFDGQGCDVYTRTVHGARTSVAVGVLATLGVAVLGSVLGALAGFFGGVWDSLLSRVTDVFFAIPVVLGGLVLLSVITSDTVWPVIGFIVLLGWPQIFRIARGAVITAKQNDYVQAARALGASHARLVLRHIAPNAVAPVIVVATIALGTYIALEATLSYLGVGLKPPSVSWGIDISAASPYVRNAPHALLWPSGALAVTVLAFIMLGDAVRDALDPKLR from the coding sequence ATGTCTGAGCAGCACTACGACCCCGAGCGCGTCGTCGCGGTGACCGGCGTGGGCGGCACCGTGGACCTGGGCGCGGACGGGACGGAGACCCTCGAGAGGGCGCCGGGCGGCCGGAAGGGCCGGGACGGCCCGGACGGCCCGGACGGCTCCGGACCGCGGGGCAGGCCCCGTTCCCTGTGGTCCGACGCCTGGCGCGACCTGCGCCGCAACCCCGTCTTCGTCGTCTCCGGGCTGGTGATCTGCTTCCTGGTCCTCATCGCCCTGTGGCCCTCGGCGATCGCCCCCGGCAGCCCCCTCGCGTGCGACCTGGCCCACGCGCAGGAGGGCGCCCGGCCGGGCCACCCCTTCGGCTTCGACGGCCAGGGCTGCGACGTCTACACCCGCACCGTCCACGGTGCCCGCACGTCCGTGGCGGTCGGTGTCCTCGCCACCCTCGGCGTCGCCGTCCTCGGCAGCGTCCTCGGCGCCCTCGCCGGGTTCTTCGGCGGCGTCTGGGACTCGCTCCTGTCCCGGGTCACCGACGTCTTCTTCGCCATCCCGGTCGTCCTCGGCGGACTGGTGCTGCTGTCCGTCATCACCAGCGACACCGTCTGGCCGGTCATCGGCTTCATCGTGCTGCTCGGCTGGCCGCAGATCTTCCGCATCGCCCGCGGCGCCGTCATCACCGCCAAGCAGAACGACTACGTCCAGGCCGCGCGGGCGCTCGGCGCCTCCCACGCCCGGCTGGTGCTGCGGCACATCGCCCCCAACGCCGTCGCCCCGGTCATCGTCGTCGCGACCATCGCGCTCGGCACGTACATCGCCCTGGAGGCCACCCTGTCCTACCTCGGCGTCGGCCTGAAGCCGCCCAGCGTCTCCTGGGGCATCGACATCTCCGCCGCCTCCCCGTACGTCCGCAACGCCCCGCACGCGCTGCTGTGGCCCTCCGGGGCCCTCGCGGTCACCGTCCTGGCGTTCATCATGCTCGGCGACGCGGTGCGCGACGCCCTCGACCCGAAACTGAGGTGA
- a CDS encoding ABC transporter ATP-binding protein, with translation MLLEVRDLHVEFRTRDGIAKAVDGLGYGVDAGETLAVLGESGSGKSVTAQAVMGILDTPPGRITGGEVVFRGRDLLRLKEDERRRVRGAEMAMIFQDALSSLNPVLTVGDQLGEMFTVHRGMSRKEARARAVELMDRVRIPAARERVGQYPHQFSGGMRQRIMIAMALALEPALIIADEPTTALDVTVQAQVMDLLAELRREYRMGLILITHDLGVVADVADRIAVMYAGRIVESAPVHDIYRAPAHPYTRGLLESVPRLDLKGRQLQAVKGLPPNLTRIPPGCAFHPRCPLARDVCRTDEPPLYEVSQTRGSACHFWRECLDG, from the coding sequence GTGCTGCTCGAAGTCCGGGACCTGCACGTGGAGTTCCGCACCCGGGACGGGATCGCCAAGGCCGTCGACGGCCTCGGCTACGGCGTGGACGCGGGCGAGACGCTGGCCGTGCTCGGCGAGTCCGGCTCCGGCAAGTCGGTGACCGCGCAGGCGGTCATGGGCATCCTCGACACGCCGCCCGGCCGGATCACCGGCGGCGAGGTCGTCTTCCGGGGGCGGGACCTGCTGAGGCTGAAGGAGGACGAACGCCGCAGGGTCCGGGGCGCCGAGATGGCGATGATCTTCCAGGACGCGCTGTCGTCCCTGAACCCCGTGCTCACCGTCGGCGACCAGCTCGGTGAGATGTTCACCGTGCACCGGGGCATGTCGCGCAAGGAGGCACGGGCCAGGGCCGTCGAGCTGATGGACCGGGTGCGCATCCCCGCCGCCCGGGAACGGGTGGGGCAGTACCCGCACCAGTTCTCCGGCGGCATGCGCCAGCGCATCATGATCGCGATGGCGCTGGCCCTGGAGCCGGCCCTGATCATCGCCGACGAGCCGACCACCGCCCTCGACGTCACCGTCCAGGCACAGGTCATGGACCTGCTCGCGGAGCTCCGGCGGGAGTACCGCATGGGCCTGATCCTCATCACCCACGACCTGGGCGTGGTCGCCGACGTCGCCGACCGCATCGCCGTGATGTACGCGGGCCGCATCGTCGAGTCGGCCCCCGTGCACGACATCTACCGGGCCCCGGCCCACCCCTACACCCGCGGCCTGCTGGAGTCCGTCCCGCGCCTGGACCTCAAGGGCCGGCAGCTCCAGGCCGTCAAGGGCCTGCCGCCCAACCTCACGCGCATCCCGCCGGGCTGCGCCTTCCACCCCCGCTGCCCGCTGGCCCGGGACGTCTGCCGCACCGACGAGCCCCCGCTGTACGAGGTCTCGCAGACCCGGGGGAGCGCCTGCCACTTCTGGAGGGAGTGCCTGGATGGCTGA
- a CDS encoding dipeptide ABC transporter ATP-binding protein: protein MAEPIVEVSDLVKHYPLTRGVVFRKQVGAVRAVDGVDFGLGRGETLGIVGESGCGKSTVAKMLVNLERPTAGSIRYKGEDITRLSGRALKAVRRNIQMVFQDPYTSLNPRMTVGDIIGEPYEIHPEAAPKGDRRRRVQELLEVVGLDPEYVNRYPHQFSGGQRQRIGIARGLALRPEVIVADEPVSALDVSVQAQVINLMDRLQSEFELSYVFIAHDLSIVRHISDRVAVMYLGRIVETGTDTEIYEHPTHPYTQALLSAVPVPDPRAREHRERIILSGDVPSPADVPSGCRFRTRCWKAGERCAVEVPALAVPEEFRTAGGPAAHDSACHFAQERHVVPQGDREGPP from the coding sequence ATGGCTGAGCCGATCGTCGAGGTCAGCGACCTGGTCAAGCACTATCCGCTGACCCGGGGGGTGGTGTTCAGGAAGCAGGTCGGCGCCGTGCGCGCGGTCGACGGCGTGGACTTCGGCCTCGGCCGGGGCGAGACGCTGGGCATCGTCGGCGAGTCCGGCTGCGGCAAGTCGACGGTCGCGAAGATGCTGGTCAACCTGGAGCGGCCGACGGCCGGTTCGATCCGCTACAAGGGCGAGGACATCACCCGGCTGTCGGGCAGGGCCCTCAAGGCGGTCCGCCGCAACATCCAGATGGTGTTCCAGGACCCCTACACCTCCCTCAACCCCCGTATGACGGTGGGCGACATCATCGGGGAGCCCTACGAGATCCATCCCGAGGCGGCCCCCAAGGGCGACCGGCGCCGCAGGGTCCAGGAACTGCTGGAGGTCGTCGGCCTCGACCCGGAGTACGTCAACCGCTACCCGCACCAGTTCTCCGGCGGCCAGCGCCAGCGCATCGGCATCGCGCGGGGGCTGGCGCTGCGCCCCGAGGTGATCGTCGCCGACGAGCCGGTCTCGGCGCTGGACGTCTCGGTGCAGGCCCAGGTCATCAATCTGATGGACCGGCTGCAGAGCGAGTTCGAGCTCTCCTACGTCTTCATCGCGCACGACCTGTCGATCGTCCGGCACATCTCGGACCGGGTCGCGGTGATGTACCTCGGCCGGATCGTGGAGACCGGCACCGACACCGAGATCTACGAACACCCCACCCACCCGTACACCCAGGCGCTGCTGTCCGCCGTGCCCGTGCCGGACCCGCGGGCCCGGGAGCACCGCGAACGGATCATCCTCAGCGGGGACGTCCCGTCCCCGGCGGACGTCCCCTCCGGCTGCCGCTTCCGCACCCGCTGCTGGAAGGCCGGGGAGCGCTGTGCCGTGGAGGTCCCGGCCCTCGCGGTCCCCGAGGAGTTCCGGACGGCCGGCGGCCCGGCCGCCCACGACTCGGCCTGCCACTTCGCGCAGGAGAGACACGTGGTGCCGCAGGGGGACCGCGAGGGTCCGCCGTAG
- a CDS encoding prolyl oligopeptidase family serine peptidase: MTTEADSFPRRHARTQRFTLGAPRSFTVAPDGSRVVFLRSGSGTDRANSLWVLDTEGGGERVAADPHALLGGAREQLSAEERARRERSREGGAGIVGYATDAAVELASFALSGRLFTAELRAGTARELPVPGPVIDPRPSPDGRHVAYVARGALRVVAAEGEDDRALAAPEAEGVAYGLAEFIAAEEMGRSRGFWWAPESDRLLVARVDDTPVERWWIADPARPEREPSRVPYPAAGTANADVRLFVIGLDGVRTEVSWDRARYPYLARVHWSAAGAPLLLVQSRDQRGQLILAVDPDSGATRMVHADEDRNWLELFPGVPCWSPSGQLVRIADEGGARRLAVGERPLTGPQLHLRAVLDVSDDDVLVSASAGEEADEPEIGEVHVYRVNELGVERLSQEPGVHSAVRAGGVTVLVSATPDRPGSRVRILRDGKPTATVPSYAEDPGMSPRVTLTQGGARRIPCAVLMPRDYAGDTPLPVLMDPYGGPHGQRVLAAHNPHLTSQWFADQGFAVIVADGRGTPGRSPAWEKSVKDDLAAVVVQDQVDALRALAADFPLDLDRVAIRGWSFGGYLAALAALRRPDVFHAAVVGAPVTDLRLYDTHYQERYLGHPGEQPEVYRRNSVIDDAGLVDAAEPHRPMMIIHGLADDNVVVAHSLRLSSALLAAGRPHEVLPLSGVTHMTPQETVAENLLRLQLDFLRRSLGLSAG; the protein is encoded by the coding sequence ATGACGACTGAGGCTGACTCCTTCCCCCGGCGGCACGCCCGCACCCAGCGCTTCACGCTCGGCGCGCCGCGTTCGTTCACCGTGGCGCCCGACGGTTCACGTGTCGTGTTCCTGCGCTCCGGTTCCGGTACGGACCGGGCCAATTCGCTCTGGGTCCTCGACACGGAAGGGGGCGGGGAGCGCGTGGCGGCCGACCCGCACGCCCTCCTGGGCGGGGCCCGCGAGCAGCTCTCCGCGGAAGAGCGGGCACGGCGCGAGCGGAGCCGCGAGGGGGGTGCCGGCATCGTCGGCTACGCCACCGACGCGGCCGTGGAGTTGGCGTCCTTCGCCTTGTCCGGGCGGCTCTTCACGGCCGAACTGCGGGCCGGGACGGCGCGTGAACTGCCCGTACCGGGGCCGGTGATCGACCCGCGGCCGTCGCCCGACGGGCGCCACGTCGCCTACGTCGCCCGGGGCGCGCTGCGGGTGGTGGCGGCCGAGGGGGAGGACGACCGCGCGCTCGCGGCCCCCGAGGCGGAGGGCGTCGCCTACGGACTGGCCGAGTTCATCGCGGCCGAGGAGATGGGGCGTTCGCGGGGCTTCTGGTGGGCTCCGGAGTCGGACCGGCTGCTCGTGGCGCGCGTGGACGACACGCCGGTCGAACGGTGGTGGATCGCCGATCCCGCCCGTCCGGAGCGTGAGCCGAGCCGCGTCCCCTACCCGGCGGCGGGCACCGCGAACGCGGACGTGCGGCTGTTCGTGATCGGGCTGGACGGAGTGCGCACGGAGGTCTCCTGGGACCGGGCGCGCTACCCGTACCTGGCACGAGTGCACTGGTCAGCGGCGGGTGCGCCGCTGCTGCTCGTCCAGTCGCGCGACCAGCGCGGGCAGCTGATCCTGGCCGTGGACCCGGATTCCGGGGCGACCCGGATGGTGCACGCCGACGAAGATCGAAATTGGCTGGAACTTTTCCCCGGGGTTCCGTGCTGGAGCCCCTCCGGGCAGTTGGTGCGGATCGCGGACGAGGGGGGCGCACGACGGCTGGCGGTCGGCGAACGGCCTCTGACCGGTCCGCAGTTGCACCTCCGCGCGGTGCTGGACGTCTCCGACGACGACGTCCTGGTCTCCGCGTCCGCCGGCGAGGAGGCGGACGAGCCGGAGATCGGCGAGGTGCACGTCTACCGGGTGAACGAGCTGGGCGTGGAACGCCTCTCCCAGGAGCCCGGCGTCCACTCGGCGGTACGCGCCGGCGGGGTGACCGTGCTGGTCTCGGCGACGCCGGATCGGCCAGGTTCGCGGGTGCGGATCCTGCGTGACGGGAAACCGACGGCCACTGTCCCCTCGTACGCCGAGGATCCCGGTATGTCCCCCCGCGTGACCCTGACCCAGGGGGGCGCACGCCGCATTCCGTGCGCCGTGCTTATGCCTCGGGACTACGCCGGTGACACCCCCCTGCCGGTGCTCATGGACCCCTACGGCGGTCCGCACGGGCAGCGGGTGCTCGCCGCCCACAACCCCCACCTGACCTCGCAGTGGTTCGCCGACCAGGGCTTCGCGGTGATCGTCGCCGACGGCCGCGGCACCCCCGGCCGCTCCCCCGCCTGGGAGAAGTCCGTCAAGGACGACCTGGCCGCGGTCGTCGTCCAGGACCAGGTCGACGCGCTCCGGGCCCTCGCCGCCGACTTCCCCCTCGACCTGGACCGCGTCGCCATCCGGGGCTGGTCCTTCGGCGGCTACCTGGCGGCCCTCGCGGCGCTGCGCCGCCCGGACGTCTTCCACGCGGCGGTGGTGGGCGCCCCGGTCACCGACCTGCGCCTGTACGACACCCACTACCAGGAGCGCTACCTCGGGCACCCGGGCGAGCAGCCGGAGGTCTACCGCCGCAACTCGGTGATCGACGACGCGGGCCTGGTCGACGCCGCCGAACCGCACCGCCCCATGATGATCATCCACGGGCTGGCGGACGACAACGTGGTGGTCGCCCACTCGCTGCGCCTGTCCTCGGCGCTGCTGGCGGCCGGCCGGCCCCACGAGGTGCTGCCCCTGTCCGGCGTCACGCACATGACCCCGCAGGAGACGGTCGCCGAGAACCTGCTCCGCCTCCAGCTCGACTTCCTCAGGCGCTCGCTGGGGCTCAGTGCCGGCTGA
- a CDS encoding amidase, which translates to MTTFEEQTRVHVFRDDALGDHDAVGLARAIRRGEVGAAEAARDAAARVRAVEARLRAVQVHLDPPVHESGSAGALAGVPTFVKDNTDYRGLPTGHGSAAFAPRAARRHAPFVRQFLSTGVTVLGKTRLPEFGFSPTTEYEEAEPVRNPWHTGHSAGGSSGGSAALVAAGAVPIAHANDGGGSIRIPAAACGLVGLKPTRGRVVPNALGRQLPIDLVTDGVVSRSVRDSAAFLAAAETYWRNPELPPVGLVEGPSERRLRIGLVLDSPNGVRSDDATRTAVTETARRLERLGHTVEPVELSIDPRFTRDFLTYWGLLSFLIGLTGRTFGADFDRRRMDGLSRGLRELYVNNWQRTPGVVRRLKRTREAYAAAFRGLDLVLSPVLAHTTPPLGHLSPAVPYPTLIERILAYVAFTPVNNVVGTPSISVPAASTTADGLPVGVMFSGRPGAERTLLELAFELEADRPFPRLQDG; encoded by the coding sequence GTGACGACTTTCGAGGAACAGACCAGGGTGCACGTCTTCCGGGACGACGCCCTCGGCGACCACGACGCCGTCGGCCTCGCCCGGGCGATCCGCCGGGGCGAGGTCGGCGCCGCCGAGGCCGCCCGTGACGCGGCGGCCAGGGTCAGGGCCGTCGAGGCCCGGCTCCGCGCCGTCCAGGTGCACCTCGACCCTCCGGTGCACGAGTCCGGGTCCGCCGGCGCCCTCGCCGGGGTGCCGACCTTCGTCAAGGACAACACCGACTACCGGGGGCTGCCCACCGGTCACGGCAGCGCCGCGTTCGCGCCGAGGGCCGCACGACGGCACGCCCCGTTCGTCCGCCAGTTCCTGAGCACCGGCGTCACGGTGCTCGGCAAGACCCGGCTGCCCGAGTTCGGGTTCAGTCCGACCACGGAGTACGAGGAGGCCGAACCCGTCCGCAATCCGTGGCACACGGGCCACTCGGCGGGTGGTTCGTCGGGCGGCAGCGCGGCACTCGTCGCCGCCGGAGCGGTGCCGATCGCGCACGCCAACGACGGCGGCGGTTCGATCCGGATCCCCGCCGCCGCTTGCGGGCTCGTCGGGCTGAAGCCGACCCGCGGCCGGGTGGTGCCGAACGCGCTGGGCCGCCAACTGCCGATCGACCTCGTCACCGACGGCGTCGTGAGCCGTTCCGTGCGGGACAGCGCCGCGTTCCTCGCCGCCGCCGAGACCTACTGGCGCAACCCCGAGCTGCCGCCCGTCGGCCTGGTCGAAGGCCCCTCGGAAAGGCGGCTGCGCATCGGGCTCGTGCTGGACTCGCCGAACGGCGTCCGCTCCGACGACGCCACCCGGACGGCCGTCACGGAGACGGCACGGCGGCTGGAGCGGCTCGGCCACACGGTGGAACCGGTGGAGCTGTCGATCGACCCGCGTTTCACCCGGGACTTCCTCACCTACTGGGGCCTGCTGTCGTTCCTGATCGGCCTCACCGGCAGGACGTTCGGCGCGGACTTCGACCGGCGCCGCATGGACGGACTCAGCCGGGGACTGCGCGAGCTGTACGTGAACAACTGGCAGCGCACGCCGGGCGTGGTGCGGAGGCTGAAGCGCACGCGGGAGGCGTACGCGGCGGCGTTCCGCGGGCTCGACCTGGTCCTCTCGCCGGTGCTCGCCCACACCACGCCGCCGCTCGGTCACCTCAGCCCGGCGGTCCCGTACCCGACGCTGATCGAGCGGATCCTCGCCTACGTCGCCTTCACCCCGGTCAACAACGTCGTCGGGACGCCGTCGATCTCGGTACCGGCCGCGAGCACCACGGCGGACGGGCTCCCCGTCGGCGTCATGTTCTCCGGCCGGCCGGGCGCCGAACGGACCCTGCTGGAGCTCGCGTTCGAGCTGGAGGCCGACCGGCCCTTCCCGCGCCTCCAGGACGGCTGA
- a CDS encoding DUF397 domain-containing protein, which produces MIRKTSSRDASSLTWFKSSYSSGSEGDSCVEVAAGAGAVHVRDSKDVGGPRLAFAPAAWGGFVPYAAGDRPALSTAPLGRP; this is translated from the coding sequence ATGATCCGGAAGACCTCGTCCAGGGACGCCTCCAGCCTGACGTGGTTCAAGAGCAGCTACAGCAGTGGCAGCGAGGGCGACTCCTGTGTCGAGGTCGCCGCCGGGGCCGGTGCCGTCCACGTCCGTGACTCGAAGGACGTCGGGGGCCCCCGGCTGGCCTTCGCCCCCGCCGCGTGGGGCGGCTTCGTGCCGTACGCGGCCGGGGACCGTCCCGCCCTCTCGACCGCACCCCTCGGACGACCGTGA
- a CDS encoding helix-turn-helix transcriptional regulator codes for MSVNGEALRVRTETERTDEPGWEVDPDDDWALAVVATVGRQLKLRREAAGMRAGEFAVAVGYGEDLVHKIEGGKRIPRPEYLDTADEVLNAGGLVAAMKEDVKKVRYPKKVRDLAQMEARAVELQLYDPLHIHGLLQTPEYARALLAMRRPAYSTDEVERFVAARAARKVIFERDPAPELSFVLEEWTPRRPLGGRTTLRGQLQHLLELGRLRNVELQVMPTDRDEHAGVDGGIEVLKFEDGSAIGRSPAVANGRPVSELRQLRILELRYGIIRAQALTPRESTAFDEQLLGET; via the coding sequence ATGTCGGTGAACGGTGAGGCGTTGCGGGTCAGGACCGAGACGGAGCGGACGGACGAGCCGGGCTGGGAGGTGGACCCGGACGACGACTGGGCGCTCGCCGTGGTGGCCACCGTGGGACGGCAGTTGAAGCTCCGCCGGGAGGCGGCGGGGATGCGGGCCGGCGAGTTCGCGGTGGCGGTCGGCTACGGCGAGGACCTCGTCCACAAGATCGAGGGCGGCAAGCGGATCCCCCGCCCCGAGTACCTGGACACGGCGGACGAGGTGCTGAACGCCGGCGGGCTCGTCGCGGCGATGAAGGAGGACGTCAAGAAGGTCCGGTACCCGAAGAAGGTGCGGGACCTGGCGCAGATGGAGGCGCGGGCGGTCGAGCTCCAGCTGTACGACCCGCTGCACATCCACGGCCTGTTGCAGACGCCGGAGTACGCACGTGCCCTTCTGGCGATGCGGCGTCCCGCGTACTCAACGGACGAAGTGGAACGGTTCGTCGCAGCACGAGCGGCACGCAAGGTGATCTTCGAACGGGACCCGGCGCCCGAACTCAGCTTCGTCCTGGAGGAGTGGACGCCTCGTCGGCCGCTGGGCGGGAGGACGACCCTGCGTGGCCAGCTTCAGCACCTGCTCGAGTTGGGACGGCTGCGTAACGTCGAGCTCCAAGTGATGCCGACGGACCGTGATGAGCACGCCGGTGTGGATGGCGGCATCGAGGTGCTCAAGTTCGAGGACGGTTCGGCGATCGGCCGTTCGCCGGCGGTGGCCAACGGACGGCCGGTTTCCGAACTGAGGCAGCTCCGTATCCTGGAACTTCGTTATGGCATCATCCGGGCCCAGGCGCTCACACCGCGTGAGTCGACGGCCTTCGACGAGCAACTGCTGGGGGAGACATGA